The genomic region GCGCGATAGCGACTAAAATCGCAGCGGCGACTAAAAGGCTGAGACTAACAAGGGACACACCATTAACTGCTCTCTTCACAAAAACCATGCATAATTTTATAAGAAAACTCGCCCAAAAGGAAGGGAAATCGGTAGATATGCTTCAAAACCGGTTGTCAGAAAAGATCAAATAGGTTAGAATGATTACGATGCGTTTTGTTCTGGTCCTATTTTTGCTCTTTCCTTTTACCCTTCACGCGGTCGAGTCAAATGGCCCCATTACGGCACCGTCCTATATTCTCATAGAGAAGGATAGTCTTGAGATCATAGCCGGAAGGGACTATTACAAAAGACTTGCGCCGGCAAGCACAACAAAGGTCCTGACAACGCTTATTGCCCTGGAAAAACTGGAAGGAAACGAGCCCATCACCCCCGATAGGGCGGTCCTCAAAATACCCCGGTCAAAAATGAATCTTGTTCCGGGAAAGCAGTATAAGTCCTGGGATCTTATGAAGGGCGCCATGGTAGAGTCGGCCAACGATGCCGCTTATTCGCTTGCAACGTATGTGGGGGGAACCGAACAAAGGTTTGCAGTCATGATGAACGAGCGGGCGGCACAGCTCGGCGCAACGGACACGCACTTCGAGAATGCCTCGGGACTGCCGGCCGTTGATCAGTACACCACATGTTACGATCTTGCGCTGATTTTCAAAGAGGCTCTCCTGGACAAGAGGTTTATGGAACTGATTACCACGAGATATTTTCTTTTTCAGGACACCCCGCGACGCGTGGAGTATAAGAACCACAATCGACTGCTGTTCTGTTTCGAACCCACTATCGGCGGCAAGACGGGCTATACGAGATCGTCCAAACACAGCTACGTGGGTGCTTTTGAAAAAGACGGGAGGGTTTACATTCTCGCCTTACTCGGAAGCCGCAATCTCTGGGGCGACAGCGTGGAGATACTGAAGAACCTTTACACAGTGCTGCCTACCGACCGGGAATTGCGTCTTGCAAGAGCAGGCTCGCCGAGCCTCGCCTCTTACCGGCCAAAGAGAGGACCCAAGATCCCTGCCATAAAGAAGATCAGAGCGAAGAAGACCAGAAAAGCCAACCGTATCTGATGAAGGTTCCATACAAAACAATATTCACCGCCACGCTGATTCTTTGGTTCGCGTGTTCCTCAGTAGTGCTCGCCATTACCGACGACGAAGAAAGAAAATACGGAAAAGAGATCTATCGGGAGATCGTGCGGTCTGCTCCGGTGAATAACGATCCGTATATCTCGCTATACCTCAATACGATCAAAGAGAAGCTGGAGGCCAAAGCGGCCCTGCCTTTTTCCGTTACGCTCACAATCATCGATGCGCCGATGCTCGATGCGTTCACGACCATGGGCGGGTATGTGTATGTGACCACAGGCCTTATAGCCCTCTGTGACAAAGAGGAGGAATTGGCCGGCGTGCTTGCACATGAGTTTGGTCATATCAAGAAACGGCATGTGGCCAAAATGATGGAAAAGCAGAAATACATCAATATCGGAATGCTCTCCACCATGCTCCTCGGCATGCTTGTCGGCGCGGGTCAGACGCCCGCAGCTGTTATCACCTCAGGCGCAGCCGGCGCCCAGGCCATGTCGCTGCAATTCACCCGTGAAGACGAGGAAGAGGCCGACAGAGAGGGCGCGATCATCGCAG from Syntrophorhabdaceae bacterium harbors:
- a CDS encoding serine hydrolase, whose translation is MITMRFVLVLFLLFPFTLHAVESNGPITAPSYILIEKDSLEIIAGRDYYKRLAPASTTKVLTTLIALEKLEGNEPITPDRAVLKIPRSKMNLVPGKQYKSWDLMKGAMVESANDAAYSLATYVGGTEQRFAVMMNERAAQLGATDTHFENASGLPAVDQYTTCYDLALIFKEALLDKRFMELITTRYFLFQDTPRRVEYKNHNRLLFCFEPTIGGKTGYTRSSKHSYVGAFEKDGRVYILALLGSRNLWGDSVEILKNLYTVLPTDRELRLARAGSPSLASYRPKRGPKIPAIKKIRAKKTRKANRI